One genomic segment of Myripristis murdjan chromosome 20, fMyrMur1.1, whole genome shotgun sequence includes these proteins:
- the socs6a gene encoding suppressor of cytokine signaling 6, which translates to MKKISLKTIRKSLNIKGKEEGDFVMLQQPSLTADFSKEESLFGGCYTKDLSGCDLGGEEDKGGQNKGRSKSESLMGSLKRRLSAKQKAKVKGSSSAMGSVDDDDTFSSSSVPISFNEVKAQRPLRSASLRSHHYSPSPWPLRNVNSDEACIKMEVKVKAMVHSPSPSPNLNGVRKEFHDFQMEGLFQDQAESLKNLQQPQNGELHLNIDEHDVPVVLGLTPQDYIQYTMPLDEGMYPEGSHSFCLESSSPMEVVTEADSGSLHTDQGQEDHDLVSGMPPDLFMETSVNSLLIGSAGVMLQSSRVEVPPPLSPLLPPMTGNGEIPRTFSGFSSADSQVAERVRHHLNFDPNSAPGVSRVYDSVQSSGPMVVTSLTEELKKLARQGWYWGPITRWEAEEKLVNLTDGSFLVRDSSDDRYLLSLSFRSQGKTLHTRIEHSNGRFSFYEQPDVEGHTSIVDLIEHSIKDSENGAFCYSRSRLPGSATYPVRLTNPVSRFMQVRSLQYLCRFVIRQYTRIDLIQKLPLPNKMKDYLQEKHY; encoded by the coding sequence ATGAAGAAGATAAGCCTTAAGACCATCCGCAAGTCCCTCAACATAAAGGGCAAAGAGGAGGGTGACTTTGTCATGCTCCAGCAGCCCTCGCTCACTGCAGACTTCTCCAAGGAGGAGTCGCTTTTTGGGGGTTGCTACACCAAAGACCTCTCTGGCTGTGACCTCGGTGGTGAAGAGGACAAAGGGGGCCAGAACAAGGGCCGTTCAAAGAGCGAGAGCCTGATGGGATCACTAAAGAGGAGGCTGTCTGCTAAGCAGAAGGCTAAGGTGAAAGGCAGCTCTTCTGCCATGGGCTCtgtggatgatgatgacactTTCTCATCCTCTTCTGTGCCCATCAGCTTCAATGAGGTGAAAGCCCAGAGACCTCTTAGATCTGCATCCCTACGGAGCCACCATTACAGCCCCTCACCATGGCCCCTCCGAAATGTCAATTCTGATGAAGCGTGCATAAAAatggaggtgaaggtgaaggcTATGGTTCACTCACCTAGCCCAAGTCCCAACCTGAATGGTGTCCGGAAAGAATTTCATGACTTCCAGATGGAAGGGCTCTTCCAGGACCAGGCAGAATCCCTAAAGAATCTCCAGCAGCCTCAAAACGGTGAGCTGCATCTGAATATTGATGAACATGACGTGCCTGTAGTGCTGGGGTTGACACCTCAGGACTACATCCAGTACACTATGCCTTTAGATGAGGGAATGTACCCTGAGGGGTCCCACTCTTTCTGCCTGGAAAGCTCTTCTCCCATGGAGGTGGTGACTGAGGCAGACAGTGGGTCTCTCCATACAGACCAGGGCCAGGAGGACCATGACCTGGTCAGCGGCATGCCTCCAGACCTCTTCATGGAAACCTCAGTTAATAGCCTTCTCATTGGCTCTGCTGGTGTGATGCTCCAAAGCTCTAGAGTTGAGGTTCCACCTCCCCTCTCGCCACTCCTACCACCCATGACTGGTAATGGAGAGATCCCCAGGACTTTTTCGGGGTTCAGCTCTGCAGACAGCCAGGTAGCTGAAAGAGTAAGACACCACCTCAACTTTGACCCTAACTCTGCTCCTGGGGTCAGTCGAGTATATGATTCAGTCCAGAGCAGCGGGCCCATGGTGGTGACCAGCCTgacagaggagctgaagaagctGGCAAGGCAGGGCTGGTACTGGGGTCCCATTACTCGCTGGGAGGCCGAGGAAAAGCTGGTCAACCTGACTGATGGCTCATTCCTGGTCAGGGACAGCTCAGATGACAGGTACCTCCTCAGCCTGAGTTTCCGGTCACAGGGCAAAACCCTCCACACCCGCATTGAACACTCTAATGGACGCTTCAGCTTCTATGAGCAGCCAGATGTTGAGGGCCACACATCCATCGTGGACCTAATTGAACACTCCATCAAAGACTCAGAGAATGGAGCCTTTTGCTATTCCAGGTCTCGCTTACCAGGGTCTGCCACCTACCCTGTCAGACTGACCAACCCCGTGTCTCGGTTTATGCAAGTGCGCTCCCTGCAGTACCTGTGTCGCTTTGTCATTAGACAGTACACCAGGATAGACCTGATTCAGAAACTGCCTTTACCCAACAAGATGAAAGATTATCTCCAGGAGAAGCACTACTGA